One genomic window of Helicobacter canis includes the following:
- a CDS encoding VWA domain-containing protein → MQSTLQDIEHNPRYTALLHNEVVRAYLDKIHASYLALQDKLASSHPFWQEESAHYRRALTPTINHQTLQDDRQSFLSYNQDHQSELDSLASNHQASLDSSREHILQYWEKVLESKKSMWLEPKRKQAEREYIQGLIGALESILELQEMLGGLGLESSTLMQEMLGGMKFDINEGSGGDEMEGGVEGEGQEQVSQQGYGSGLGQKGCIDIAKIKQYLKTLQSSKHLRTIADLLGRGRQDGDALGSSTMGDSSVKLTNTYKEEMCGITLGRDLANLLPQELAMLNDPDLELLFDLKYIQNRLFCFEKQSFDTPKEQQEKTKGAIIICVDTSSSMQGTPEYLAKALTLYLATKADMQSRACYLINFSSTIETIDLSGKDGRAKLLGFLAMSFNGGTDVEPALAEGLKKMQEDDFVQSDLIVITDGWFDGFSSKLEKQTQDQRRNGNRFYLLDIDGTYDTHTSFDTHWVYNSHTDRLHTRHSHHPSIS, encoded by the coding sequence ATGCAGAGCACACTACAAGATATAGAACACAACCCGCGCTACACAGCATTGCTACACAATGAAGTGGTGCGTGCGTATTTAGACAAAATCCACGCTAGCTATCTAGCACTCCAAGATAAGCTAGCTTCTAGCCACCCCTTTTGGCAAGAAGAGTCAGCACACTATAGGCGAGCACTCACGCCCACTATCAATCACCAAACCTTACAAGATGATAGGCAAAGCTTTTTGAGCTATAACCAAGATCATCAAAGCGAGCTAGACTCCCTTGCCTCTAATCATCAAGCAAGCCTAGATTCTAGTAGGGAGCATATTTTGCAGTATTGGGAAAAAGTCCTAGAATCTAAAAAATCAATGTGGCTAGAGCCTAAGAGAAAACAAGCAGAAAGAGAATATATCCAAGGTCTTATAGGAGCGTTAGAATCTATACTTGAGCTACAAGAGATGCTAGGGGGTTTAGGGCTAGAGTCATCTACTTTAATGCAAGAGATGCTGGGGGGAATGAAGTTTGATATAAATGAGGGTAGTGGGGGCGATGAGATGGAAGGTGGGGTTGAAGGAGAGGGGCAAGAGCAAGTTAGTCAGCAGGGATATGGCAGTGGGCTAGGGCAAAAAGGCTGTATTGACATCGCAAAAATCAAGCAGTATTTGAAAACTTTGCAAAGCAGTAAGCACTTGCGCACAATCGCAGATCTACTAGGCAGGGGCAGGCAAGATGGAGATGCGCTGGGCTCAAGCACTATGGGGGATTCTAGTGTAAAGCTAACAAATACATATAAAGAAGAAATGTGTGGGATAACTTTAGGGCGAGATTTGGCAAATCTCTTGCCCCAAGAGCTAGCAATGCTAAATGACCCAGATTTAGAGCTACTCTTTGATCTCAAATATATTCAAAACCGCCTTTTTTGCTTTGAGAAGCAGAGCTTTGATACGCCCAAAGAGCAGCAAGAGAAAACTAAAGGCGCGATAATAATCTGTGTAGATACAAGCTCTAGTATGCAAGGCACTCCAGAATATCTAGCAAAGGCTTTGACACTCTATCTTGCTACAAAGGCAGATATGCAAAGCCGCGCTTGCTATCTTATCAACTTTTCTAGCACCATAGAGACTATTGATCTAAGTGGCAAAGATGGCAGAGCGAAGCTTCTAGGCTTTTTGGCGATGAGCTTTAATGGCGGCACTGATGTAGAGCCAGCATTAGCAGAAGGGCTTAAAAAAATGCAAGAAGATGATTTTGTGCAATCAGATTTGATTGTCATTACAGATGGTTGGTTTGATGGTTTTTCAAGCAAATTAGAGAAGCAAACACAAGACCAAAGGCGCAATGGCAATAGATTCTATCTTTTAGACATAGATGGCACTTATGACACGCACACATCTTTTGATACACATTGGGTATATAATAGCCACACAGATAGGCTGCACACTCGGCACTCTCATCACCCTAGCATTAGCTAG
- a CDS encoding BspA family leucine-rich repeat surface protein: MSYKHRIESIVKSLSQGVYEKDEALKLILLSFLSGKSAFLYGPPGTAKSLVARRVALAFDMSEKVDSKKDSALGSHSADLAHFEATADSCSAPKCAKNYESTTTNPRIRDEEKQTQKVDSNTFFAYLMNRFSTPEEIFGPIDIAALKNNKLTRSTQGYLPTAHFAFLDEIWKSSPAILNTLLTIINEKIYRDGNMDIKVPLKGLVCASNEFPTPNQGLEALYDRLIVRLKVLPVDRKTSFEALLKGTGEAQITIANPITLKELQDIAQKAKNATFSQQALQTLHTLKASIKSHNKSLQTNIDKNSEPSEPIYISDRRWVAMAELLRVAAVLSDRDEVLLADIMLLKHCLWSDEAQTQVIQNLLEKSIQATLRNDPRYDISALQTSYQNHYDKSIAELYDNYQPKQIDDKIKDLYTKECDNIAQKIATKQSALQEDLDTAQSKMANPFLAARDYQPILRNITQLQDELKQLDIALEQLKTIIQTQPTPIPFPTRYTKPKYKPKSKKMLKKLVKDESVYLGDIDTSAITNMSELFKDSNRTDFSGIEYWNVSNVTNMSHMFQNTKSFNQPLNSWNVSNVEDMSFMFAVAEHFNQPIDAWNVESVTDMGFMFYGAKHFNQPLDSWNVSKVTTMSSMFQNARHFNQPIGAWNVESVTDMSFMFYGAVKFCQVLDNWNVCNVTSMGYMFDGAYEMMRRPPKWANDQALMR, encoded by the coding sequence ATGAGCTATAAACATCGCATAGAATCTATAGTAAAAAGCTTAAGTCAAGGCGTGTATGAAAAAGATGAGGCTTTAAAGCTTATATTGCTTTCATTTCTAAGTGGTAAATCTGCCTTTTTATACGGACCGCCCGGCACGGCAAAGAGTCTTGTCGCAAGGCGTGTGGCATTAGCCTTTGATATGAGTGAAAAAGTGGATTCTAAAAAGGATTCAGCTTTGGGTAGTCATTCCGCAGATTTAGCACATTTTGAGGCAACCGCAGACTCTTGCTCTGCCCCAAAATGTGCTAAAAACTACGAAAGCACCACTACAAATCCTAGAATCCGTGATGAAGAAAAACAAACGCAAAAAGTGGATTCTAATACTTTCTTTGCCTACTTAATGAATCGCTTCAGCACCCCTGAAGAAATCTTTGGTCCAATCGACATAGCCGCACTGAAAAACAACAAGCTCACACGAAGCACACAGGGCTATCTCCCCACAGCGCATTTTGCGTTTTTAGACGAGATTTGGAAAAGCTCTCCTGCTATCCTAAACACCCTTTTAACCATCATCAACGAAAAGATTTATCGCGATGGCAATATGGATATAAAAGTCCCACTAAAAGGGCTAGTATGCGCGAGCAATGAATTCCCCACGCCAAATCAAGGGCTAGAAGCCTTGTATGATAGGCTTATTGTGCGATTAAAGGTCTTGCCTGTTGATAGAAAAACTAGCTTTGAAGCCCTGCTGAAAGGCACAGGTGAAGCACAAATTACTATCGCAAATCCTATCACACTAAAAGAGCTGCAAGACATAGCGCAAAAGGCTAAAAATGCTACATTTTCTCAGCAAGCCTTGCAAACACTCCACACCCTAAAAGCTTCTATAAAATCCCACAATAAATCCTTGCAAACAAATATAGATAAAAATAGCGAGCCTAGCGAGCCAATTTACATCTCTGACAGGCGGTGGGTAGCTATGGCAGAGCTTTTGAGAGTAGCGGCAGTTTTAAGCGATAGAGATGAAGTGCTACTTGCAGATATTATGCTTTTAAAGCATTGTTTATGGAGCGATGAGGCACAAACTCAAGTGATACAAAATCTTCTAGAAAAGTCGATACAAGCTACCTTGCGCAATGATCCGCGATATGACATATCAGCCTTGCAAACATCATATCAAAACCATTATGATAAAAGCATAGCGGAGCTTTATGACAATTATCAACCAAAGCAAATAGATGACAAGATAAAAGATCTTTATACTAAAGAGTGCGATAATATCGCCCAAAAAATTGCCACAAAGCAAAGCGCACTTCAAGAGGATCTTGATACCGCACAAAGCAAAATGGCAAACCCATTTTTAGCCGCTAGGGATTATCAGCCCATATTGCGCAATATTACGCAGCTGCAAGATGAGTTAAAGCAGCTTGACATCGCCCTAGAGCAGCTAAAAACCATTATACAAACCCAGCCTACGCCCATACCATTTCCAACTAGATACACAAAACCAAAATATAAGCCAAAAAGCAAAAAAATGCTAAAAAAACTTGTAAAAGATGAGAGTGTTTATCTAGGTGATATTGATACAAGTGCTATTACAAATATGAGTGAGCTATTTAAAGACTCAAATCGCACAGACTTTAGTGGGATAGAATATTGGAATGTGAGCAATGTAACTAATATGTCTCATATGTTTCAAAATACAAAGAGCTTCAATCAACCATTAAACTCTTGGAATGTTAGTAATGTGGAAGATATGTCTTTTATGTTTGCAGTTGCAGAGCATTTTAATCAGCCAATAGACGCGTGGAATGTAGAAAGCGTAACAGATATGGGTTTTATGTTTTATGGTGCAAAGCATTTTAATCAGCCACTAGATTCTTGGAATGTTAGCAAAGTAACTACTATGAGCAGTATGTTTCAAAATGCAAGGCATTTTAATCAGCCAATAGGCGCGTGGAATGTAGAAAGCGTAACAGATATGAGTTTTATGTTTTATGGCGCAGTGAAGTTTTGCCAAGTGCTTGATAATTGGAATGTCTGTAATGTAACTAGTATGGGCTATATGTTTGATGGCGCATATGAAATGATGCGCCGACCACCTAAATGGGCTAATGATCAAGCTTTGATGAGGTAG
- a CDS encoding DUF2779 domain-containing protein, with translation MNLSKSRFIKGMQCQKLLWLLAHKKDALSPPSKEQVQIFSIGNEVGELACELFPNGTRIHFDDGISHNAKRTKELLDSGVGVIYEATFIYQGIVVMVDILQSTAQGFIINEVKSSTSLKEVYIYDLSVQHYVITHCGYSVKGANLIHLNTDYKRCDSLELTELFSIVPCLESVQEFAPKIPAILQEFASTLEGQDEPSIDIGLHCDDPYSCEAKAYCWEAQRGIKGEDSIFNLAWLKSDKKLELYRQGVLRFNDIKDINTLSYKQILQIECFQQKSVHIQKDKIKEFLGSLRYPIYHLDFETFQLAVPKFVSTSAYEQIPFQFSLHIQHKNGKLEHKEFLAKSGIDPRAELIKTLLDSIPPNAFILAYNASFEKGVIERLAASFPQYEKELLHIASQIEDLMTPFAVRHYYHYKQNGSHSIKLVLPALVPQMESAYKELNLVHNGEEAMECFAALESMPKNEQEKYRQALLAYCKLDTRAMVEIIKALEKLVG, from the coding sequence ATGAATCTCTCAAAATCTCGCTTTATCAAAGGTATGCAGTGTCAAAAGCTGCTATGGCTTCTAGCTCATAAAAAGGACGCTCTAAGCCCGCCAAGCAAGGAGCAGGTGCAGATTTTTAGCATAGGTAATGAAGTCGGGGAGCTTGCCTGCGAGCTCTTCCCCAATGGGACTAGAATCCACTTTGATGATGGCATAAGCCACAATGCCAAACGCACAAAAGAGCTGCTAGATTCTGGCGTTGGCGTGATATATGAAGCGACTTTTATCTATCAGGGCATTGTTGTGATGGTCGATATTTTGCAAAGCACAGCACAAGGGTTTATCATCAATGAGGTGAAAAGCTCTACAAGTCTCAAAGAAGTGTATATCTATGATTTAAGCGTGCAGCACTATGTCATCACACATTGCGGATATAGTGTAAAGGGCGCGAATCTTATCCATTTAAACACAGACTACAAAAGGTGCGATTCACTTGAGCTAACAGAGCTATTTTCTATCGTGCCTTGCTTAGAATCTGTGCAAGAATTTGCCCCAAAGATTCCAGCAATTTTGCAAGAGTTTGCTAGCACTTTAGAGGGGCAAGATGAGCCTAGCATTGATATAGGGCTGCATTGTGATGATCCCTACTCTTGTGAGGCAAAGGCTTATTGCTGGGAGGCTCAAAGGGGCATAAAGGGGGAGGATTCTATTTTCAACCTTGCGTGGCTTAAGAGCGATAAAAAGCTAGAGCTATACAGGCAAGGGGTATTACGCTTTAATGATATAAAAGATATAAATACGCTAAGCTACAAGCAGATTCTACAAATAGAATGCTTTCAACAAAAATCCGTGCATATACAAAAGGATAAAATCAAGGAGTTTTTAGGAAGTTTGCGTTATCCCATTTATCATTTAGATTTTGAGACTTTTCAGCTCGCTGTGCCTAAATTTGTAAGCACAAGTGCCTATGAGCAAATCCCGTTTCAATTCTCACTTCATATCCAGCATAAAAATGGCAAGCTAGAGCATAAAGAATTTTTAGCCAAAAGTGGCATTGACCCTAGAGCTGAACTCATCAAAACTCTGCTAGATTCTATCCCGCCAAATGCCTTTATCCTAGCTTATAATGCGAGCTTTGAAAAAGGTGTGATTGAAAGACTTGCTGCAAGCTTTCCGCAGTATGAAAAGGAGCTTTTGCATATCGCTTCACAGATTGAAGATCTAATGACTCCCTTTGCCGTTAGGCATTATTATCACTATAAGCAAAATGGCAGCCACTCTATCAAGCTCGTGCTTCCAGCCCTTGTGCCACAAATGGAATCTGCTTATAAAGAGCTAAATCTCGTGCATAATGGAGAAGAGGCTATGGAGTGCTTTGCCGCGCTAGAATCTATGCCTAAAAATGAGCAAGAGAAGTATCGCCAAGCCCTTTTAGCCTACTGCAAGCTTGATACGCGTGCTATGGTGGAGATTATCAAGGCGTTGGAAAAGCTAGTGGGCTAG
- a CDS encoding BspA family leucine-rich repeat surface protein has translation MSKKIYKPQTTEELKNLVNDESIHLGDIDTSAIDCMAFLFQDSTRRDFSGIESWNVSNVTSMSYMFQNTKSFNQPLNSWNVSNVEDMSFMFANAESFNQPLSSWNVSKATDMSDMFADAKSFNQPLDSWDTSNVTDMAGMFYNATSFNQPLESWDISKVEDMDSMLNGAESFDQSLDSWNLTIREWKMCFGD, from the coding sequence ATGAGTAAGAAAATCTACAAACCACAAACCACAGAAGAGCTAAAAAATCTTGTCAATGATGAGAGTATCCACTTGGGTGATATTGATACAAGTGCTATTGATTGTATGGCTTTTTTGTTTCAAGATTCTACACGCAGGGACTTTAGCGGGATAGAATCGTGGAATGTGAGCAATGTAACTAGTATGTCTTATATGTTTCAAAATACAAAGAGCTTCAATCAACCTTTAAACTCTTGGAATGTTAGTAATGTGGAAGATATGTCTTTTATGTTTGCAAATGCAGAGAGTTTTAATCAGCCTTTAAGCTCTTGGAATGTAAGTAAGGCAACTGATATGAGTGATATGTTTGCGGATGCAAAGAGCTTTAACCAGCCACTAGATTCTTGGGATACAAGCAATGTAACTGATATGGCAGGAATGTTTTATAACGCAACAAGCTTCAATCAGCCACTAGAATCGTGGGATATTAGCAAAGTGGAAGATATGGATTCTATGTTGAATGGTGCGGAGAGCTTCGATCAGTCGCTAGATTCTTGGAATTTGACTATTAGAGAGTGGAAAATGTGTTTTGGTGATTAA
- a CDS encoding BspA family leucine-rich repeat surface protein — protein sequence MDRNTLNEILKILPDDFGFKAVFEEPENEALKDSQVLILGIGKHKIEFTNGKYRPKNNDELKALCDIDSIELDDIDPSKVTDMSRIFDGSTRKDFSGIESWEVSQVKSMWAMFRDVHIERHWSWNISRWNVSSVEDMSHMFEDSSFNGDISRWNVGKVKNMNSMFWNSDFNQDISDWDISNVEDMSGMFAYSLAFNQDLNKWRVNPKADIDRMFFGTEALCILPKWDIELFAYSNYVFAGTIFDAFITRKIDDFYKQTQRFYPLTNRQLCNLTEREEIQLSQIDVSNITDMSCVFSDFFSSRKDFSGIESWNVSNVVNMYGMFYCNRWFNADISGWNVENVEDMENMFCGTEQFCHSLNEWNINNQVNIQGIFADTNYPKKYIKSWREKVGEEMFDKAFIKRVWQRK from the coding sequence ATGGATAGAAATACGCTTAATGAGATTCTAAAAATTTTGCCTGATGATTTTGGCTTTAAAGCAGTATTTGAAGAGCCAGAAAATGAAGCTTTAAAAGATTCTCAAGTGCTTATACTCGGCATTGGTAAGCATAAAATCGAATTCACAAATGGCAAATATCGCCCAAAAAATAATGATGAGCTTAAAGCATTATGCGATATTGATAGCATTGAGCTTGATGATATTGACCCAAGCAAAGTAACGGATATGAGCAGAATCTTTGATGGCTCTACACGCAAGGATTTTAGCGGGATAGAGTCGTGGGAGGTAAGCCAAGTAAAAAGTATGTGGGCGATGTTTAGAGATGTGCATATTGAGCGACATTGGAGCTGGAATATTAGCCGCTGGAATGTAAGTAGCGTAGAGGATATGAGCCATATGTTTGAAGACTCTAGCTTTAATGGCGATATTAGCCGCTGGAATGTCGGCAAGGTAAAAAATATGAATAGTATGTTTTGGAATAGTGATTTTAATCAAGATATTAGCGATTGGGATATTAGCAATGTGGAAGATATGAGCGGTATGTTTGCCTACTCGCTAGCTTTCAATCAAGATTTAAACAAATGGCGCGTAAATCCCAAAGCCGATATAGATAGAATGTTTTTTGGCACTGAGGCGTTATGCATACTGCCAAAGTGGGATATAGAGCTTTTTGCGTATTCTAACTATGTGTTTGCTGGCACGATATTTGATGCCTTTATCACAAGAAAAATCGATGATTTTTACAAGCAAACGCAGCGATTCTATCCGCTGACAAACAGGCAGCTATGCAATCTAACAGAACGAGAAGAAATACAACTCAGCCAAATTGATGTATCAAACATCACTGATATGAGTTGTGTTTTTAGTGATTTTTTCTCTAGTCGCAAGGATTTTAGCGGGATAGAGTCGTGGAATGTGAGTAATGTGGTCAATATGTATGGTATGTTTTATTGTAATCGCTGGTTTAATGCTGATATTAGTGGCTGGAATGTAGAAAATGTGGAGGATATGGAAAATATGTTTTGTGGAACAGAGCAGTTTTGCCACAGCTTAAATGAGTGGAATATCAACAATCAAGTCAATATACAAGGCATATTTGCCGACACAAATTACCCTAAAAAATATATAAAATCGTGGCGTGAAAAAGTGGGCGAAGAGATGTTTGACAAGGCGTTTATTAAGAGAGTGTGGCAAAGAAAATAA
- a CDS encoding DUF262 domain-containing protein, producing the protein MAQESVEKVFSNNRRFSIPKYQRDYAWKKKNLDELWEDLEEAKNASSDSMGHFLGTIVVAKEPNSDAYYIIDGQQRSTTIFMLRYALNAKTKDPAWNMNIFRDENKELRLQVSPANQEFFKAVLTQADNNKRDTSLKNRIETDGQKRLYEVFEAIWDYVGKLESTQAKEYLSVLDKMVLMWLEEKDSGRAIRTFQSVNDRGVPLLLLDKLKALLILYSNKYSNDNGTLDNEINERFGEIFKIATKIRKHKLSSSLGDREFAKEVETRVFNYHALGQADIGHYRYGAAESFKKIKELLKSKTKNPQELLEYIDTYSSDLLEFFKAFYRVMQRTETSAEAFKLLYILRINPLFYSSLVRLEMNGVLDDECLRLLAQAEVFFYGCYSTNDSRAYNLYEATDSKNSFRERIIQECKKCAKGDYSSVDDVLRDIARDDYDWGKYFRYLFFTYRCDDMDARAFNDLLSSDDEDDNGDSNKTMQPYDIEHIVPLNAFENGSLQQYGFDNAREFDVIKDDFGNLLVLESKLNRKIRDGGAQIKKEAYKDSKIPYNRNFANTLESFGKKRIIEENEKFTQWAREFFKDFLC; encoded by the coding sequence ATGGCACAAGAATCCGTGGAAAAAGTTTTTAGCAACAATAGGCGTTTTTCTATCCCAAAATATCAAAGAGACTATGCGTGGAAGAAGAAAAACTTAGATGAATTGTGGGAGGATTTAGAAGAAGCAAAAAATGCAAGCAGTGATAGTATGGGACATTTTCTAGGCACGATTGTTGTAGCAAAAGAGCCAAATAGTGATGCCTACTATATCATTGATGGGCAGCAAAGAAGCACGACAATCTTTATGCTCCGCTATGCGCTTAATGCTAAAACAAAAGATCCTGCTTGGAATATGAATATTTTTCGTGATGAAAATAAAGAGCTTAGATTGCAAGTTTCTCCTGCTAATCAGGAGTTTTTCAAGGCAGTTCTCACACAAGCAGATAACAATAAACGCGATACAAGCCTGAAAAATAGGATTGAGACAGATGGGCAGAAGCGATTGTATGAAGTCTTTGAAGCGATTTGGGATTATGTGGGTAAGCTAGAATCCACTCAAGCTAAAGAGTATCTCTCTGTGCTAGATAAAATGGTGCTTATGTGGCTAGAGGAAAAGGATTCTGGGCGCGCTATACGCACATTTCAAAGTGTCAATGATAGGGGCGTGCCACTTCTTTTGCTAGATAAGTTAAAAGCCTTGCTTATTTTGTATTCAAATAAATATAGCAATGATAATGGCACACTTGATAATGAGATCAATGAGCGATTTGGAGAGATTTTCAAAATCGCTACGAAAATACGGAAACATAAGCTTAGCTCATCGCTTGGCGATAGGGAGTTTGCCAAGGAAGTGGAAACGCGTGTTTTTAACTACCACGCTTTGGGACAAGCTGACATTGGGCATTATCGGTATGGGGCAGCAGAATCGTTTAAAAAAATCAAAGAGCTATTAAAATCTAAAACAAAAAATCCACAAGAGTTATTAGAGTATATTGATACATACTCTAGTGATTTGCTTGAGTTTTTTAAAGCATTTTATCGCGTTATGCAAAGGACAGAGACAAGTGCTGAAGCCTTTAAGCTTCTTTACATTTTAAGAATCAATCCTTTGTTTTACTCATCATTAGTAAGACTAGAGATGAATGGGGTTTTAGATGATGAGTGTTTAAGGCTTTTAGCACAGGCGGAAGTGTTTTTCTATGGCTGCTATTCAACCAATGATTCAAGGGCTTACAATCTTTATGAAGCCACCGATAGTAAAAACAGCTTTAGAGAGAGAATAATACAAGAGTGTAAAAAATGTGCTAAAGGCGACTACTCTAGTGTTGATGATGTGCTTAGAGATATAGCAAGAGATGATTACGACTGGGGGAAATATTTTCGCTATTTATTTTTCACTTATCGCTGTGATGATATGGACGCTAGGGCTTTTAATGACCTGCTTAGTAGTGATGATGAAGATGATAATGGGGATAGCAATAAAACAATGCAGCCATACGATATAGAGCATATTGTCCCGCTTAATGCGTTTGAGAATGGCTCGTTACAACAATATGGCTTTGACAATGCTCGTGAATTTGATGTCATAAAAGATGACTTTGGGAATTTACTTGTTTTAGAAAGTAAGCTTAATAGAAAAATACGAGATGGCGGGGCGCAAATTAAAAAAGAAGCTTATAAAGATTCTAAAATACCTTACAACAGAAACTTTGCAAATACACTTGAATCTTTTGGCAAAAAACGCATAATAGAAGAAAATGAAAAATTCACACAATGGGCTAGGGAGTTTTTCAAAGATTTTTTATGCTAG
- a CDS encoding PD-(D/E)XK nuclease family protein: protein MEYGRFFERVKSFLEQAEKHKRRGNNDFNPYLQMWSESNEVKLHSSLISGFLDPRNNHYQGDVFLETFLECVGLREWFGNASNARVYKEYKNIDVYITNGERHIIVENKIWAEDQDRQIERYIEIMAKEQSKDSNDDMESSETESSESETPQEQSASYDNIAVLYLAPDERKPSKDSLGKWEIQGDYLVDRQGNQVRFKAITYKNEILKWIENSQAKVGCITHLNSALYFYKDVVQIVTKTKENTMSVEKFLTQGNMQENMEIVFEILKNKDKIIESYCEVIIEKHREQIESKGFEIVKTSKNKKMGSWGKNDLSYPFMIKPKDCGKYYFAFCVEHYIQKEKYNCYGVRIFEQDLNDNLDDNISSKIIDYLNVKFVWWLNYDKNFWWYAFDTSIAELEFNLQAFLDSSEIKSLNKKLKSYQG from the coding sequence ATGGAATATGGGAGATTTTTTGAACGCGTGAAGAGCTTTTTAGAACAAGCAGAGAAGCACAAAAGGCGTGGGAATAATGACTTCAATCCCTACTTGCAAATGTGGAGTGAGAGCAATGAAGTCAAACTGCATAGCTCGTTAATAAGCGGATTTTTAGATCCTAGGAATAATCACTATCAAGGCGATGTGTTTTTAGAAACATTTTTAGAATGCGTAGGGCTTAGAGAATGGTTTGGCAATGCAAGCAATGCTAGGGTGTATAAAGAGTATAAAAATATTGATGTATATATCACGAATGGTGAGCGGCATATCATTGTAGAAAATAAGATTTGGGCGGAAGATCAAGACAGACAAATTGAGCGATATATTGAGATAATGGCAAAAGAACAAAGCAAAGATTCTAATGATGATATGGAGTCTAGCGAGACAGAATCTAGCGAAAGTGAAACGCCACAAGAGCAAAGTGCGTCCTATGACAATATTGCTGTGCTTTACCTAGCCCCTGATGAGCGAAAACCTTCAAAAGATAGTCTAGGCAAATGGGAAATACAAGGAGATTATCTTGTAGATAGGCAAGGCAATCAAGTGCGATTTAAAGCTATCACTTATAAAAATGAGATTCTAAAATGGATAGAAAATTCACAGGCAAAAGTTGGCTGTATCACGCATCTAAATTCCGCACTATACTTCTATAAAGATGTCGTGCAAATCGTTACAAAAACAAAGGAGAACACAATGAGTGTAGAGAAATTTTTAACACAGGGAAATATGCAGGAAAATATGGAAATAGTCTTTGAGATTCTAAAGAATAAAGACAAAATTATAGAATCTTATTGTGAGGTGATTATAGAAAAGCATAGAGAGCAAATTGAAAGCAAAGGCTTTGAGATTGTTAAGACAAGTAAAAATAAAAAAATGGGCAGTTGGGGCAAGAATGATTTAAGCTACCCCTTTATGATTAAGCCTAAAGATTGTGGTAAATACTACTTTGCCTTTTGTGTGGAACATTATATTCAAAAAGAGAAATATAACTGCTATGGTGTGCGGATTTTTGAGCAAGACTTGAATGATAATTTAGATGATAATATATCGAGCAAAATCATAGATTATTTAAATGTCAAGTTTGTTTGGTGGCTTAATTATGATAAAAATTTTTGGTGGTATGCGTTTGATACTTCAATAGCAGAATTAGAGTTTAACTTGCAAGCATTTTTGGATTCTAGCGAGATTAAATCCTTGAATAAAAAGCTTAAATCCTATCAAGGATAG